A section of the Candidatus Binataceae bacterium genome encodes:
- a CDS encoding outer-membrane lipoprotein carrier protein LolA, producing the protein MAKALDGLQRHYRETRSFSAKFFEEIAPVGAPKRIRTGTVYFLKPGRMRWDFDEPSKELIVSDGTQLYNYDPELNQVVEAPLAQALRSPGATEFLLGAGDVAKDFNASLLDGASNGLTNLKLVPKSEGNTVELGLDSNNYDVETIRVIDQLGNVTSLKFTDIVNNTPVSDSLFKFAIPPGADIVRPESLK; encoded by the coding sequence TTGGCGAAAGCCCTTGACGGCCTGCAACGACACTATCGCGAAACCCGATCTTTCAGCGCCAAGTTTTTCGAGGAAATTGCCCCGGTCGGTGCACCCAAGCGCATACGGACGGGCACCGTGTACTTCCTCAAGCCCGGACGGATGCGGTGGGACTTCGATGAGCCGTCCAAGGAACTGATCGTCAGCGACGGCACCCAGCTCTACAACTATGACCCGGAGCTAAATCAGGTTGTGGAGGCTCCACTCGCCCAGGCGCTGCGTTCGCCCGGGGCCACGGAATTTTTACTGGGCGCGGGCGATGTTGCTAAAGACTTCAACGCCTCGCTGTTGGACGGCGCCAGCAATGGGCTTACCAATCTCAAACTGGTGCCCAAGAGCGAAGGGAACACGGTGGAGCTGGGACTCGATTCAAACAACTATGATGTGGAGACGATTCGAGTGATCGATCAGCTGGGCAATGTTACCAGCCTAAAGTTCACCGACATCGTGAACAATACGCCCGTTTCAGACTCGCTCTTCAAGTTTGCGATACCCCCAGGAGCCGACATAGTACGGCCAGAATCCTTGAAATAA